One Acropora palmata chromosome 2, jaAcrPala1.3, whole genome shotgun sequence genomic window carries:
- the LOC141873225 gene encoding charged multivesicular body protein 3-like gives MGLFGKTPQKTPKEQVQEWCRGLRKESRNLDRQIRAIQREEEKAKASVREAAKKGQKDVLPILAKEIVRSRKAVNKIYASKAQLNSVEMSMKNQLGVLRMAGALEKSTDVMRTMQQLVKVPEIQATMQEMSKEMMKAGIIEEMLEDTFESMEDDDLEEVAQEEVDKILFEVTKGTLGQAGHVTDKLPGEEEGAAAMVPSDDEGEMDDMRARLEALRS, from the exons ATGGGATTGTTTGGAAAAACACCTCAAAAGACACCAAAGGAACAG GTCCAGGAATGGTGTCGAGGTCTTAGAAAAGAAAGTAGGAACCTGGACAGGCAAATAAGAG CCATTCagagagaagaagaaaaagcaaaagccTCTGTGAGAGAAGCTGCTAAAAAGGGACAGAAAGATGTCTTGCCTATTCTTGCTAAAGAAATTGTCAGATCACGAAAAGCTGTCAACAAAATATATGCATCTAAAGCTCAACTGAACTCTGTAGAGATGAGCATGAAAAACCAGCTGG GGGTTCTTCGCATGGCTGGTGCATTGGAGAAAAGCACAGATGTGATGAGGACCATGCAACAGTTAGTCAAGGTGCCAGAAATTCAGGCTACTATGCAAGAAATGTCCAAAGAAATGATGAAG GCAGGGATTATCGAAGAAATGCTGGAGGACACATTTGAGTCCATGGAGGATGATGACTTAGAGGAAGTTGCACAAGAAGAAGttgataaaattttgtttgaagtTACAAAAG GTACCCTTGGACAAGCTGGTCATGTTACAGACAAGCTACCG ggagaagaagaaggagcTGCGGCTATGGTGCCATCTGATGATGAAGGGGAAATGGATGACATGAGGGCTCGTTTAGAGGCCCTACGCAGCTAA